In the genome of Monodelphis domestica isolate mMonDom1 chromosome 2, mMonDom1.pri, whole genome shotgun sequence, one region contains:
- the LOC100012061 gene encoding proteasome activator complex subunit 3-like: MASPLKVEQDVQGKVESFRARIAQEAEDLVSTFFPQKLSELDSRVQELRLQDLSRIRSVPAPEPPVAQDTPDTAGDGPNREPPTPATLQPAPPGKGAGLSGGEGQLLRSNQHLVELIERVKPEIELLREKCNTVRMWVQLLIPKVEDGNNFGVSIQEDTVDQLWTVESTAASYLRRFSTYYNTRAKLVSKIVKYPQVEDYRRTVAEVDENEYLSVRQILLHVRNQYATLHDVILKNIEKIKTPRSANTENLY; encoded by the coding sequence ATGGCCTCGCCGCTCAAGGTGGAGCAGGACGTGCAGGGGAAGGTGGAGTCGTTTCGGGCCCGAATCGCACAGGAGGCCGAGGATCTCGTGTCCACCTTCTTCCCTCAGAAGCTGTCGGAGCTGGACAGCCGCGTCCAGGAGCTCCGCCTGCAGGACCTGTCCCGCATCCGGTCGGTGCCGGCCCCGGAGCCGCCCGTCGCCCAGGACACGCCGGACACCGCGGGCGACGGGCCCAACCGCGAGCCGCCGACGCCCGCCACCTTGCAGCCGGCGCCGCCCGGCAAGGGCGCCGGGCTGTCGGGCGGCGAGGGGCAGCTGCTGCGCAGCAACCAGCACCTGGTGGAGCTGATCGAGCGCGTCAAGCCGGAGATCGAGCTGCTGAGGGAGAAGTGCAACACAGTCCGCATGTGGGTGCAGCTGCTCATCCCCAAAGTGGAGGACGGCAACAACTTCGGCGTGTCCATCCAGGAGGACACCGTGGACCAGCTGTGGACGGTGGAGAGCACAGCCGCCTCATACCTACGTCGCTTCTCCACCTACTACAATACCCGCGCCAAGCTGGTGTCCAAGATAGTCAAGTACCCACAGGTGGAAGACTACCGGCGCACTGTGGCCGAGGTAGACGAGAATGAGTATCTTAGCGTTCGCCAGATCTTGCTGCATGTGCGGAACCAGTATGCCACCTTGCACGACGTGATCCTCAAGAACATCGAGAAGATCAAGACCCCGCGCAGCGCCAACACTGAGAACCTGTACTGA